A stretch of DNA from Schistocerca americana isolate TAMUIC-IGC-003095 chromosome 3, iqSchAmer2.1, whole genome shotgun sequence:
AGACGAAATTATTTCGGGGCTTCATATTTCATTTTAAGCGGCCGAATTGCAACTACTCATGGGGGCCAAAACCACAGTCCTAGAAGAATGGATTATTTTAAAATGCTTTAATGATGTTTCATGTACAGCGATCCGAGTTTGTCTCCTCCAAATATTAAAGACACCCTTCATACTGTACCAGGTTTATTACAGGGTCCAGTGGAATGTTACATAACTGAAGGAAAGATATATATAGTTGCTTCATGAAGGCACGCACGATTTAATTCCGTATCATTTGTACTGGAAATATATGTAAAGTGGACACTAGGAATTATTAATATTGTTGGTTTAAATGTCTTGCtacattttaaacttaacataaaatacATTCCTGTTCTGCAACACAAAATGAAGTCACGAAGGGACTAACTaacagcaggccggagtggccgagcggttctaggcgcttcagtctggaaccgcgccaccgccacggttgcaggttcgaatcctgcctcgggcatggatgtgcgtgatgtccttaggttagttaggtttaagtagttctaagttctaggggactgataacctcagatgttaagtcccatactgctcagagccatttgaaccatttgaaccaactaacagCACAGCTCACTACACACTTGTTTACCGAACACTGAATCTGGTAATTCCTTGACGATATTGCTTTTGGGTCGCACAAAAGGAAATGTCATTTTATGAAATATTCTGCTAAGTGCCACTAAAATTTAGCAAATAGCATTCTTTAAGTGATAGCAAAATTATCACATACTTTCATTTTACTTTCAGCAAGTGTGTTAACGACCGTGTGGGTCCTAGTTGCTGTAACTGCAGTCGACGCATCACCTGTAGGTGACTGTCCGCCAGTAGATGCGCTGGATCACACAGACCATCTACCAGACAGCAAAAACTGTTCACTTTTCTACAAATGTGATCACGCCGCACCTGTATTGTTTATATGTCCTGATGGACTCCACTTCAACCCTGTGCTGGAAGTATGTGACTGGCCAGACCGTGCAGGCTGTTCAGGTGCATCACCATCAACTGTAGCACCAAGCTCATCCTCAGCTGCTCCTACAAGTGCTGCCACTACAGCAGCTCCAACTGCAGCACCAAGCTCAACAGACAATCCAACATCTGCTCCATCAGGAGACTGTCCAGCAGTCGGCACCTGCCCACAATATGAAGATGAGAACTCTATTGCTAAGCACCTTCCCCATGCCACAAACTGCAGCCAGTTCTGTAAATGTGACCATGGAAAACCTGTCACATTCGACTGTCCTGCTGGACTCCACTTCAACCCTACACTGGAAGTATGTGACTGGCCAGACCAGGCGGGCTGTTCAGGTGGATCAGCATCAACTGCTGCTCCCAGCTCTTCCACAGCTGCTCCTACAAGTGCTGCCACTACATCAGCTCCAACAGCAGCACCAAGCTCATCCACAGCTGCTCCTACAAGTGCTGCCACTACAGCAGCTCCAACAGCAGCACCAAGCTCAACAGCCAATCCGACACCTGCTCCATCAGGAGACTGCCCAGCAGTCGGCACCTGCCCACAATATGAAGATGAGAACTCTATTGCTAAGCACCTCCCCCATGCCACAAACTGCAGCCAGTTCTGTAAATGTGACCACGGAAAACATGTCACATTCGACTGTCCTGCTGGACTCCACTTCAACCCTACACTGGAAGTATGTGACTGGCCAGACCAAGCAGGCTGTTCTGGTGGATCAGCGTCAACTGCAGCTCCCAGTTCATCCACAGCTGCTCCCACAAGTGCAGCCACTACAGCAGCTCCAACTGCAGCACCAAGCTCATCAACAGCTGCTCCTACAAGTGCTGCCACTACAGCAGCTCCAACGGCAGCACCAAGCTCAACAGCCAATCCTACATCTGCTCCATCAGATGACTGCCCAGCGGTCGGCACCTGCCCACAATATGAAGATGAGAACTCTATTGCTAAGCACCTTCCCCATGCCACAAACTGCAGCCaattctgtaaatgtgatcatggAAAACCTGTCACATTCGACTGTCCTGCTGGACTCCACTTCAACCCTACGCTAGAGGTATGTGACTGGCCAGACCAAGCAGGCTGTTCTGGTGGATCAGCGTCAACTGCAGCTCCCAGTTCATCCACAGCTGCTCCCACAAGTGCAGCCACTACAGCAGCTCCAACTGCAGCACCAAGCTCATCAACAGCAGCTCCTACAAGTGCTGCTACTACAGGAGCTCCAACGGCAGCACCAAGCTCATCCACAGCTGCTCCTACAAGTGCAGCCACTACAGCAGCTCCAACTGCAGCACCAAGCTCATCAACAGCAGCTCCTACAAGTGCTGCCACTACAGGAGCTCCAACGGCAGCACCAAGCTCATCGACAGCTGCTCCTACAAGTGCTGCCACTACAGCAGCTCCAACAGCAGCACCAAGCTCAACAGCCAATCCGACACCTGCTCCATCAGGAGACTGCCCAGCAGTCGGCACCTGCCCACAATATGAAGATGAGAACTCTATTGCTAAGCACCTCCCCCATGCCACAAACTGCAGCCaattctgtaaatgtgatcatggAAAACCTGTCACATTCGACTGTCCTGCTGGACTCCACTTCAACCCTACACTAGAAGTATGTGACTGGCCAGACCAGGCGGGCTGTTCAGGTGGATCAGCGTCAACTGCAGCTCCCAGTTCATCCACAGCTGCTCCCACAAGTGCAGCCACTACAGCAGCTCCAACTGCAGCACCAAGCTCATCAACAGCAGCTCCTACAAGTGCTGCCACTACAGGAGCTCCAACGGCAGCACCAAGCTCATCCACAGCTGCTCCTACAAGTGCTGCCACTACAGCAGCTCCAACAGCAGCACCAAGCTCAACAGCCAATCCGACACCTGCTCCATCAGGAGACTGCCCAGCAGTCGGCACCTGCCCACAATATGAAGATGAGAACTCTATTGCTAAGCACCTCCCCCATGCCACAAACTGCAGCCaattctgtaaatgtgatcatggAAAACCTGTCACATTCGACTGTCCTGCTGGACTCCACTTCAACCCTACACTAGAAGTATGTGACTGGCCAGACCAGGCGGGCTGTTCAGGTGGATCAGCGTCAACTGCAGCTCCCAGTTCATCCACAGCTGCTCCCACAAGTGCAGCCACTACAGCAGCTCCAACTGCAGCACCAAGCTCATCAACAGCTGCTCCTACAAGTGCTGCCACTACAGCAGCTCCAACGGCAGCACCAAGCTCAACAGCCAATCCTACATCTGCTCCATCAG
This window harbors:
- the LOC124606330 gene encoding mucin-19-like, which codes for MNLRASVLTTVWVLVAVTAVDASPVGDCPPVDALDHTDHLPDSKNCSLFYKCDHAAPVLFICPDGLHFNPVLEVCDWPDRAGCSGASPSTVAPSSSSAAPTSAATTAAPTAAPSSTDNPTSAPSGDCPAVGTCPQYEDENSIAKHLPHATNCSQFCKCDHGKPVTFDCPAGLHFNPTLEVCDWPDQAGCSGGSASTAAPSSSTAAPTSAATTSAPTAAPSSSTAAPTSAATTAAPTAAPSSTANPTPAPSGDCPAVGTCPQYEDENSIAKHLPHATNCSQFCKCDHGKHVTFDCPAGLHFNPTLEVCDWPDQAGCSGGSASTAAPSSSTAAPTSAATTAAPTAAPSSSTAAPTSAATTAAPTAAPSSTANPTSAPSDDCPAVGTCPQYEDENSIAKHLPHATNCSQFCKCDHGKPVTFDCPAGLHFNPTLEVCDWPDQAGCSAPSSTANPTPAPSGDCPAVGTCPQYEDENSIAKHLPHATNCSQFCKCDHGKPVTFDCPAGLHFNPTLEVCDWPDQAGCSGGSASTAAPSSSTAAPTSAATTAAPTAAPSSSTAAPTSAATTGAPTAAPSSSTAAPTSAATTAAPTAAPSSTANPTPAPSGDCPAVGTCPQYEDENSIAKHLPHATNCSQFCKCDHGKPVTFDCPAGLHFNPTLEVCDWPDQAGCSGGSASTAAPSSSTAAPTSAATTAAPTAAPSSSTAAPTSAATTAAPTAAPSSTANPTSAPSDDCPAVGTCPQYEDENSIAKHLPHATNCSQFCKCDHGKPVTFDCPAGLHFNPTLEVCDWPDQAGCSAPSSTANPTPAPSGDCPAVGTCPQYEDENSIAKHLPHATNCSQFCKCDHGKPVTFDCPAGLHFNPTLEVCDWPDQAGCSGGSASTAAPSSSTAAPTSAATTAAPTAAPSSSTAAPTSAATTGAPTAAPSSSTAAPTSAATTAAPTAAPSSTANPTPAPSGDCPAVGTCPQYEDENSIAKHLPHATNCSQFCKCDHGKPVTFDCPAGLHFNPTLEVCDWPDQAGCSGGSASTAAPSSSTAAPTSAATTAAPTAAPSSSTAAPTSAATTAAPTAAPSSSTAAPTSAATTAAPTVAPSSTANPTGDCPAVGSCPQYEDENSIAKHLPHSSDCTKFCKCDHGTPVTFDCPAGLHFNPTLEVCDWPYRAGCVNSSA